CTCTTAAAGCATCTGCTACAGTCTTTTGAGATTTTGTAAAAGCAGGAGGATCTAAGATTACCACATCAAATTGCCTTTTTTCTTTATGATATTCCCTTAGTAGATCAAAAACATTTTTCTCAATAAACTCAATCTTATCTTCATAGCTATTTATTTTAGCATTTTCTTTGGCAATTTCTAATGCGTCTGAAGATATATCAACTGCCGTCACCTTTTGCGCTCCATATTTGCAAGCATGAATGGCAAAGGATCCAGTATAGCAGAATGCATCTAATACTTCAGCATTGTTAACAATATTTTTTAGCATAGCTCTATTTTCTCTCTGATCCAAGAAGTATCCAGTTTTTTGACCGTTTTCTACATCTACAAGAATGTTTACATCATTCTCCATAATCAAAATTTTTGTATCAAAGTTGCCTTTAAGAAATCCCTTTTGAAGAGGAAGCCCTTCTATTTCTCTCACGGATACATCATTTCTCTCATAAATTCCTCTTGGGTTAAAGATTTCATTCAGAACATCCACGATTACATCTTTAAACCTGTCAATTCCTAAGGTTAAGGTTTGAATTACAAAAATGTCTTCAAACTTATCAATTATCAGTCCTGGTAAAAAGTCTGCCTCCGCAAACACTACTCTACATGAAGAAGTATCTACTACTTTTTTTCTATACTCCCATGCTTGTAATATTCTTCTATAAAAAAAGTCTTTGTTAATTTCCTCGTCTTTTCTTGTGAGTACTCTAACTGTAATTTTAGATTTTGGGTTAATATATCCCCTGCCAATGAAACTTTTGCTTGAATCCAAAATATCTACAATATCCCCAGGTTCGTATTCGCCAATTATTTTATCTATCTCATTATAGTAGATCCAGGGAAAACCCTTTACTACATTTTTATGTTCATTTTTCTTAAGTATTACCTGTACCACAGAGATATTATACCAGATTATTAGAAATGGGGAAGGTTTGAGTTTATAAAAAAAGAAGCCACAGGCTCAACGGACCCTCCGGATTTTCATGGCAATCACCCCCTTTGCTTTCAGCCTCCTTTATCTCCTTCAGTAATCAGGGAAACTCTACTTCCCCTTTCCCAAAGGTCAGGAGACCTACTCCGCCACAGGGAGCCTTGCCACGGTCCTCCATCGGACCCCTTGATGCCTGTGGCAATTATATTATACCAAATCCATTCAAAAAATCAACCCTTATTAAAATTATGTT
This region of Dictyoglomus sp. NZ13-RE01 genomic DNA includes:
- a CDS encoding rRNA large subunit methyltransferase I, producing MVQVILKKNEHKNVVKGFPWIYYNEIDKIIGEYEPGDIVDILDSSKSFIGRGYINPKSKITVRVLTRKDEEINKDFFYRRILQAWEYRKKVVDTSSCRVVFAEADFLPGLIIDKFEDIFVIQTLTLGIDRFKDVIVDVLNEIFNPRGIYERNDVSVREIEGLPLQKGFLKGNFDTKILIMENDVNILVDVENGQKTGYFLDQRENRAMLKNIVNNAEVLDAFCYTGSFAIHACKYGAQKVTAVDISSDALEIAKENAKINSYEDKIEFIEKNVFDLLREYHKEKRQFDVVILDPPAFTKSQKTVADALRGYKEINLRAMKILREGGFLITCSCSQHITRELFEQVIESASEDANRILRLVDFRTQAKDHPILLSYPESYYLKCAIYQVLKKD